The genomic interval ATCGAGAACCGTCAGCTGGTAGGGCGTGTGCTGGTACACCGCCATCAGTGACGTCAGCGGCATCCCCTTGGCCTGGGCGAGCAGGGCCGATCGGACGTCGACGGTGTTGCCGAACTGCGCCTGACCACTGGCCACCAGGCTGTCCGACGACGTCGATCCGAACGGCAGCAGCTCCACCTCGATACCGGCGTCCTTGAGCAGGCCGTCCTGCATCGCGTAGGCCAGACCGTTCAGATACGGATCGGGGAGGTAACTCAGCGCAAAGGTGATCTTCGTCGTGCCGCCGTCGGCACCCGTGGTCGTCCCGCTCCCCGAGCCACAGGCGGCCAGGACACCGGAGACCAGGGCCGCGAGGGTGAGTGCAGCTGCGCGACGCCCGCGCCGGCCTGCACTATTTGAAGTTCTGAAAATCATTGCTACATAAAACGCAGGACTTGTGTCGCTACGGGGTACCCCACGTTTCATATATGTAACCTGCCATTGGGCCCTTGACGCCCTGGGCGCATCGCCGGTTTTGTCCGGGCGCCAGTCCGCCCAGGGCAGGACCACTCGGTCCGCAGGCGAGAGGACACCCGATTCCGGCCACGGTCCGTCACACCGTTTCACCACCGCCCAGGAACGCGACCCACAAGATCGCCATGGCCGCTCTTTGCTCGGCGAGATGCTCCACCCGGGCCCCATAGTCCGGCACCCCGAGCAGGTCACGCGGTGCGACGCCCGCGCTCGAGCCGGACCACCACGTCGGCGGCCACGATGGATTCGTCGTCGTGCGTCACGCAGGCCACCGCCGCGCCGCGCGCGGCCTCGGCGGCGAGCATGGCCCGGGTACGGGCACGGCTGTCGGCATCGAGCCCGGCCGCCGGTTCGTCGAGCAGGAAAATCCTGGCCTGCCGGGCCATTCCCTGAGCCAGAAGAGCGCGCTGACGCTGGCCACCCGAGAGGGCGGACAACGGCCTGGTCGCCAGCTCGGCGAGCTGCACCCGCTCCAGGGCCTCCTCCACCTCCCGGCGTCGCCGACTGCGGGACATCCCGGTGTTCCAGGTGCCCATGGTCACCACGTCCCACACCGTCAGGGGCAGCGTGTCGGGTGCGGCCGGGCGCTGAACCACCAGCGCCACCCCCTGCGCCCGTTCGACCGTTCCCGATCGCGGGGTTCGCACCCCGGCCAGGATCTCGAGCAGCGTCGACTTACCCGCGCCGTTGGGGCCGGCCACGGCCGTCACGGTTCCCCAGTTCAGGTCCAGGTCGACGCCGTCAAGGACGGGGACGTCGTCGAAGGAGAAGTGGAGGCCGCGGGCCCGGACGGCGGTCGAGGTGAGCATGGCGTCACCTTATTCGATATTGAGAACGATTATCGTTTGCGTGTAGGGTTCTGGCCGTGCAGTGGTTGACGGAACCTTTCAGCGCGGGCTTTGTCCTGCGGGCCCTCCTCGGTGGAAGCCTGGTCGCAGTGATCTGCGGCGTGGTCGGCACCTGGGTGGTGATCCGCGGAATGGCCTTCCTCGGTGAGGCAATGGGCCACGGCATGCTGCCCGGCGTCGCCCTGGCGACCGTCATCGGGGCGCCGGTGATGCTCGGCGGCGCCCTCAGCGCAGTGACGATGAGCGCCCTGATCGGCGTGCTGCAACGCCGCGGCCGTCTGTCCTACGACACCAGCATCGGCCTGCTGTTCGTCGGCATGCTCTCGCTGGGCGTCATCATCGTGTCGCACTCGCGCACCTTCGCCACGGACGCGACGGCCATGCTGTTCGGCGACATCCTGGCCATCGACGACAGCGACCTCCTGATCCTGCTGGTCGTCACGGCCCTGGCCATCTCGATCGCGATCGCCTTCCACCGCAGCTTCGTCGCCGCCGCCTTCGACGTCCGCATCGCCCAGACCTTGGGACTGCGCCCCCATCTCGCGCACCTGGCACTGGTCGCCCTGGTCACGCTCGCCGTGGTCTCCTCGTTCCAGGCCGTCGGCAGCCTGCTGGTGGTCGGGCTCCTGCTCGCCCCCGCGGTCGCGGCCGGCCCGTGGACCCCGACGATCCCCGTCCGCATGCTCCTGGCCACCCTTTTCGGCGTCCTGGCCGTGGCCACCGGGCTGCTGTGCTCCTGGTACGCGGGCACCGCCGCCGGTGCGTCCATCGCCGCCTGCGCCATCGCGCTCGCGGCGATCTCCGGCCTCCTCGCCCCACTGAACCACCGCCTGGCCGCCGCCCAGCGCCGCGCGCCCGCCCTCGTCCTCCATTCCTGATCGGTCAAGCCTTGATGTACCACCGAAAACTCCTGTCCGTCCTCGGCCTCCTCGCGCTGGCCGGCTGCGCGGGCGGCCCCTCGGCCCCCAGCACCGACGAACCAGCCGGTGGCCACGGCGTTGTCGAAGGCGCCACCGAAGTTGCCGAACCGCAGCTGCATCTGGTCGCGATCGATGCGAAAGGACAATCCTCGATGCTGGATCTGCTGGACGGCACCGATACCGGCCTCGACACCGTCACTCCCCCGGACACCGTCTCGACCGACGGCCGCTACGTCTTCGCGGCCGATGACGCCGGGGTGAGCATCATCGACAGTGGCGTGTGGACCTGGGATCACGTGGATCACTTCCACTACTACCGATCACAGCCGCGGCCCCTGCCCCGGCTCGACGGTGAAGGGACCGCCACCATCTCGACGGGCCTGTTGTCCACCGCCGGCAGCACCGGCGTCTTCTTCCCCGGATCCGGGGAAGCGGTTCTGCTCGACAACCAGGCACTCTCGCAGGGAGAACTCGCCGAAACCCTCCGCCTGACGGTGAATCCACACGACGGTCTGATCGCACCGCTCGGCCGTGGCGCCCTGGTGAGCCGGACCGACCAGGGCGAAAAGGCCACACGGGTGGACGCGGTGGACGATGCGGGAACGACCGTCACCTCCCACACCTGCGAGGCTGCCTCCGGCACGATCACCACCCGTGTCGGACTGGTGGTCGGCTGCGCCGACGGGGCCGTGATCGCCACGCTCGACGGCGACACGCCGGTGCTCGAGCACATCCGATATCCCAGCGGCGCGGCGGCTCCCGCCGCCACGTTCCAGGCCCGGAAAGGACGCCCCACGGTCGCCGGGATCGGTGACGGTAGCGGCATCTGGCTCCTCGACACCCGCGAACGCAGCTGGCAGTGGCTGGAAACCATTACCCCCGTGGTAACAGCCACAGCAGTGGACGACGCGGGCGAGCATGTTGTGGCCGTGGGCACGGACGGCACGATCCAGGTGTACGACGCCGGTTCGGGCCATCAGATCGGCTCCACCAAGCCGCTT from Kineosporia sp. NBRC 101731 carries:
- the aztA gene encoding zinc ABC transporter ATP-binding protein AztA — translated: MLTSTAVRARGLHFSFDDVPVLDGVDLDLNWGTVTAVAGPNGAGKSTLLEILAGVRTPRSGTVERAQGVALVVQRPAAPDTLPLTVWDVVTMGTWNTGMSRSRRRREVEEALERVQLAELATRPLSALSGGQRQRALLAQGMARQARIFLLDEPAAGLDADSRARTRAMLAAEAARGAAVACVTHDDESIVAADVVVRLERGRRTA
- the aztB gene encoding zinc ABC transporter permease AztB gives rise to the protein MQWLTEPFSAGFVLRALLGGSLVAVICGVVGTWVVIRGMAFLGEAMGHGMLPGVALATVIGAPVMLGGALSAVTMSALIGVLQRRGRLSYDTSIGLLFVGMLSLGVIIVSHSRTFATDATAMLFGDILAIDDSDLLILLVVTALAISIAIAFHRSFVAAAFDVRIAQTLGLRPHLAHLALVALVTLAVVSSFQAVGSLLVVGLLLAPAVAAGPWTPTIPVRMLLATLFGVLAVATGLLCSWYAGTAAGASIAACAIALAAISGLLAPLNHRLAAAQRRAPALVLHS